Proteins encoded by one window of Halorubrum ruber:
- a CDS encoding GTPBP1 family GTP-binding protein, whose product MSADRSALRRAIERGERDGGAIEFKERLTREVHLADGRMESLVAQLRHRVLSGDGEATYVLGVTDDGGLAGISPEAFSETMDVLSLLADEADAHIADVETWSAGSGGDGDEAGLVGLATLRDGGVFEADEDHLVVGTAGHVDHGKSTLVGTLVTGRADDGQGGTRGFLDVQPHEVERGLSADLSYAVYGFADGADEPVRMDNPHRKADRAGVVEAADRLVSFVDTVGHEPWLRTTIRGLVGQKLDYGLLVVAADDGPTKTTREHLGILLATELPTIVAITKADAVSDERLAEVERETESMLRDAGQTPLLVDRHGVDTAVAEVGDGVVPLLRTSAVTKDGVETLDQLFERLPKRATPDRETFRMYVDRSYKVTGVGAVASGTVNSGTVETGDELLLGPMPDGSFREVEARSIEMHYHRVDKATAGRIVGIALKGVDEAEIERGMALVPRGSDPEPVREFDAEVMVLNHPTRIQEGYEPVVHLETVSEAAAFYPEEGRLLPGDTGEARVRFKFRPYLIEEGQRFVFREGSSKGVGTVTGTGDAAEDPPPRGR is encoded by the coding sequence ATGAGCGCTGACCGGTCCGCCCTCAGGCGGGCCATCGAGCGCGGCGAACGGGACGGCGGTGCCATCGAGTTCAAGGAGCGGCTGACCCGGGAGGTCCACCTCGCCGACGGGCGCATGGAGTCGCTCGTGGCCCAGCTCCGCCACCGCGTCCTCTCCGGGGACGGCGAGGCGACCTACGTCCTCGGCGTCACCGACGACGGCGGGCTTGCCGGAATCTCCCCCGAGGCCTTCTCGGAGACGATGGACGTGCTGTCGCTGCTCGCGGACGAGGCGGACGCCCACATCGCCGACGTCGAGACGTGGAGCGCCGGCTCCGGCGGCGACGGCGACGAGGCTGGGCTGGTCGGGCTCGCCACGCTCCGCGACGGCGGCGTGTTCGAGGCCGACGAAGACCACCTCGTGGTCGGCACCGCGGGCCACGTCGACCACGGGAAGTCGACGCTCGTCGGCACGCTCGTCACCGGCAGGGCCGACGACGGGCAGGGCGGCACGCGCGGCTTCCTCGACGTCCAGCCCCACGAGGTCGAGCGCGGCCTCTCCGCGGACCTCTCGTACGCGGTGTACGGGTTCGCCGACGGCGCCGACGAGCCGGTCCGGATGGATAACCCCCACCGCAAGGCCGACCGCGCGGGCGTCGTCGAGGCGGCGGACCGGCTCGTCTCCTTCGTCGACACCGTCGGCCACGAGCCGTGGCTCCGGACGACGATCCGCGGGCTCGTGGGCCAGAAGCTCGACTACGGGCTGCTCGTCGTCGCCGCCGACGACGGCCCGACGAAGACCACCCGCGAACACCTCGGGATCCTCCTCGCGACCGAGCTGCCGACGATCGTCGCGATCACGAAGGCGGACGCCGTGAGCGACGAGCGGCTCGCCGAGGTCGAGCGCGAGACGGAGTCGATGCTGCGCGACGCGGGACAGACCCCCCTCCTCGTCGACCGCCACGGGGTCGACACCGCGGTCGCTGAGGTCGGCGACGGCGTCGTCCCCCTGCTGCGGACCAGCGCGGTGACGAAGGACGGGGTCGAGACGCTCGATCAGCTGTTCGAGCGCCTTCCCAAGCGCGCGACGCCCGACCGCGAGACCTTCCGGATGTACGTCGACCGCAGCTACAAGGTGACGGGCGTGGGCGCGGTGGCATCCGGCACGGTGAACTCGGGGACCGTCGAGACGGGCGACGAGCTCCTGCTCGGTCCCATGCCCGACGGGTCCTTCCGCGAGGTGGAGGCGCGGTCGATCGAGATGCACTACCATCGGGTCGACAAGGCGACCGCGGGGCGGATCGTCGGCATCGCGCTGAAGGGCGTCGACGAGGCGGAGATCGAACGCGGGATGGCCTTAGTGCCCCGCGGGAGCGACCCCGAGCCGGTCCGCGAGTTCGACGCCGAGGTGATGGTCCTGAACCACCCGACCCGGATCCAGGAGGGGTACGAGCCGGTGGTCCACCTCGAAACCGTCTCCGAGGCGGCCGCGTTCTACCCCGAGGAGGGACGGTTGCTCCCGGGCGACACGGGGGAGGCCCGCGTCCGCTTCAAGTTCCGGCCGTACCTGATCGAGGAGGGGCAGCGGTTCGTCTTCCGCGAGGGGTCGAGCAAGGGAGTCGGAACCGTGACGGGCACCGGAGACGCGGCCGAGGACCCGCCGCCGCGCGGTCGCTGA
- a CDS encoding DUF6293 family protein has protein sequence MDTSVPSVAERRVHVVPLGYERDRIVEPLRRHGADVAYLLVDAPDREGARGDVDFEAASAADPADTRVDPDGLTDYQRDAWTAAAEFAAVRPIPVALADVYDVLGVTTTVAARHQASAADGDRLFGNVSTGPRIAAVGVALACMIVGARPYSVEPERHRHDRREEPLTEGVARTVDLPIYPMDAPTTDQVAVLGRLHERAEENVTTDKWNLIEWARERDLAFLREAGESRTAKYRALETHVLSPLRDRGYVELEDVGRSDTVRLTETGRRVFFAFKHKIEE, from the coding sequence ATGGACACCTCGGTCCCCAGCGTCGCCGAACGCCGCGTCCACGTCGTCCCGCTCGGCTACGAGCGCGACCGGATCGTCGAACCCCTCCGCCGCCACGGCGCCGACGTCGCCTACCTCCTCGTCGACGCCCCCGACCGCGAGGGGGCCCGCGGCGACGTGGACTTCGAGGCCGCCAGCGCCGCCGACCCCGCGGACACCCGCGTCGACCCCGACGGGCTCACGGACTACCAGCGCGACGCGTGGACGGCCGCCGCCGAGTTCGCCGCGGTCCGACCGATCCCCGTCGCGCTCGCGGACGTGTACGACGTGCTCGGCGTGACGACGACGGTCGCCGCCCGCCATCAGGCGAGCGCGGCGGACGGCGACCGCCTCTTCGGGAACGTCTCGACCGGGCCGCGGATCGCCGCCGTCGGCGTCGCGCTGGCGTGTATGATCGTCGGCGCGCGCCCCTACAGCGTCGAGCCCGAGCGCCACCGCCACGACCGGCGCGAGGAGCCGCTCACCGAGGGCGTCGCCCGCACCGTCGACCTCCCGATCTACCCGATGGACGCGCCCACGACCGATCAGGTCGCCGTCCTCGGTCGCCTCCACGAGCGCGCCGAGGAGAACGTCACCACCGACAAGTGGAACCTCATCGAGTGGGCGCGCGAGCGCGACCTCGCGTTCCTGCGCGAGGCGGGCGAGAGCCGGACGGCGAAGTACCGCGCCTTAGAGACGCACGTGCTCTCGCCGCTGCGCGACCGCGGCTACGTCGAATTAGAGGACGTCGGCCGCTCCGACACGGTCCGGCTCACGGAGACCGGTCGTCGCGTCTTCTTCGCGTTCAAGCACAAGATAGAGGAGTAG
- a CDS encoding ABC transporter substrate-binding protein encodes MRRQHTQRISRRKLLASGAAGTSFMLAGCTGGGDGGDGSDGSDGGDGSDGGDGSDGGSAPTLYFSQVKGPLDLDPVVLNDVPSAQIAGRIFDGIYEYDDALGIEPKIAADQPTIERDGTRYIVPIREDAEFQNGDPVTAEDVIHTMRAPVEEETGNAAEVDMVDTAEAIDEHTAQFDLSYPYGAFPIAMIRSVVNAEVRQEDTEAYNQDPVTSGPFQLIEWEPEDYATVERWDDYWDSDNLPEIGGIEFEPIEEQTTRVTELETGNVDIIETIPPQLYETVESNQNASVTEVPGIGYFYLAFNCGSGPTSDPLVREAVDYCVSLDQAVENFVEPAGVRQYTPYPASISEEWDFPVDEWSDIQHSQDLEEAQALFDEAGVPMDYNWRIIVPPDDKREQIGISIGDGLQNAGFENVEVQRLDWGTFLDAYLTGEEDDYNMYTLGWSGAPDPDTFAYNLLSQETEGVTNGTFHEYDEASEMLTQARESADREERRQLYIDATTTLLEGRVHLPAYNLNNSYGVRNVVEGFSAHPISSEIQMDDVTVSR; translated from the coding sequence ATGCGTCGACAACACACACAACGCATTTCGCGACGGAAGCTCCTCGCCAGCGGGGCGGCCGGTACCTCCTTCATGCTCGCCGGGTGTACCGGCGGGGGAGACGGCGGTGACGGTTCCGACGGCTCCGACGGCGGCGACGGCTCCGACGGCGGCGACGGCTCCGACGGCGGGAGCGCCCCGACGCTGTACTTCTCGCAGGTGAAGGGCCCGCTCGACCTCGATCCGGTCGTCCTGAACGACGTGCCGTCCGCACAGATCGCCGGGCGGATATTCGACGGGATCTACGAGTACGACGACGCCCTCGGGATCGAACCGAAGATCGCGGCCGATCAGCCCACCATCGAGCGCGACGGCACGCGCTACATCGTCCCGATCCGCGAGGACGCCGAGTTCCAGAACGGCGACCCCGTCACCGCGGAGGACGTCATCCACACGATGCGGGCCCCCGTCGAAGAGGAGACGGGGAACGCCGCCGAGGTCGACATGGTCGACACGGCGGAGGCGATCGACGAACACACCGCGCAGTTCGACCTGTCGTACCCCTACGGCGCGTTCCCGATCGCGATGATCCGGAGCGTCGTCAACGCCGAGGTCCGGCAGGAGGACACGGAGGCGTACAACCAGGACCCGGTCACCTCGGGCCCGTTCCAGCTCATCGAGTGGGAGCCGGAGGACTACGCCACCGTCGAGCGGTGGGACGACTACTGGGACAGCGACAATCTCCCGGAGATCGGCGGGATCGAGTTCGAGCCGATCGAGGAGCAGACCACCCGCGTGACCGAGCTCGAAACGGGGAACGTCGACATCATCGAGACGATCCCGCCGCAGCTGTACGAGACGGTCGAGTCGAACCAGAACGCCAGCGTCACCGAGGTCCCGGGGATCGGGTACTTCTACCTGGCGTTCAACTGCGGCTCCGGTCCGACGAGCGACCCGCTCGTCCGAGAGGCGGTCGACTACTGCGTCTCGCTGGACCAGGCGGTCGAGAACTTCGTCGAACCGGCCGGCGTGCGGCAGTACACTCCGTACCCGGCCTCGATCTCCGAGGAGTGGGACTTCCCCGTCGACGAGTGGTCCGACATCCAGCACAGCCAAGACCTCGAAGAGGCGCAGGCGTTGTTCGACGAGGCCGGCGTGCCGATGGACTACAACTGGCGGATCATCGTCCCGCCGGACGACAAGCGCGAACAGATCGGCATCTCCATCGGTGACGGCCTCCAGAACGCCGGGTTCGAGAACGTGGAGGTCCAGCGGCTCGACTGGGGGACGTTCCTCGACGCGTACCTCACCGGCGAGGAGGACGACTACAACATGTACACGCTCGGCTGGTCGGGCGCTCCGGACCCGGACACGTTCGCGTACAACCTGCTCAGCCAGGAGACGGAGGGCGTCACCAACGGGACGTTCCACGAGTACGACGAGGCCTCCGAGATGCTGACGCAGGCCCGCGAGTCCGCCGACCGCGAGGAGCGCCGCCAGCTGTACATCGACGCGACGACGACGCTGCTCGAAGGGCGCGT